The Tamandua tetradactyla isolate mTamTet1 chromosome 8, mTamTet1.pri, whole genome shotgun sequence genome includes a window with the following:
- the OR52B2 gene encoding olfactory receptor 52B2, whose amino-acid sequence MTYTNLTIFHPAVFVLLGIPGLEAYHIWLSIPLCFMYITAVLGNSLLVVVIVTQHSLHGPMYFFLSMLAITDILLSTTTVPKALAIFWLHAHAITFDACVTQVFFVHVMFVGESAILLAMAFDRFVAICAPLRYTTVLTWSVVGRIALAIVTRSFCIIFPVIFLLKRLPFCWTNIIPHSYCEHIGVARLACADITVNIWYGFSVPIVMVILDVILIAVSYLLILQAVFRLPSQDARHKALSTCGSHLCVILVFYVPSFFTLLTHRFGHNIPQHVHILLANLYVVVPPMLNPIVYGVKTKQIREGIAHWFFEIKVRCCASSLG is encoded by the coding sequence ATGACTTACACCAACCTTACTATCTTCCACCCTGCAGTTTTTGTCCTACTTGGCATTCCTGGGCTGGAGGCTTATCACATTTGGCTGTCAATCCCCCTCTGCTTCATGTATATCACTGCAGTCCTGGGGAACAGCCTCCTGGTGGTGGTCATTGTCACACAGCACAGCCTCCATggacccatgtacttcttcctctccatgcTGGCCATCACGGACATCCTGCTATCTACCACCACTGTGCCCAAGGCCCTAGCCATCTTCTGGCTCCATGCTCATGCCATTACCTTTGATGCCTGTGTCACTCAAGTATTCTTTGTCCATGTGATGTTTGTGGGGGAATCAGCCATTCTATTGGCCATGGCCTTTGACCGCTTTGTGGCCATCTGTGCTCCCTTGAGATACACAACAGTGCTAACATGGTCTGTTGTGGGAAGAATTGCTCTGGCCATTGTCACTCGAAGCTTCTGCATCATCTTCCCTGTGATCTTCTTGCTTAAGCGGCTGCCCTTCTGCTGGACCAACATCATCCCCCATTCCTACTGTGAGCATATTGGAGTGGCCCGCTTAGCCTGTGCTGACATCACTGTCAACATCTGGTATGGCTTTTCAGTGCCCATAGTCATGGTTATCTTGGATGTGATTCTCATTGCTGTATCCTACTTACTCATCCTCCAGGCCGTCTTTCGTTTGCCTTCCCAGGATGCCCGACACAAGGCCCTCAGCACTTGTGGCTCACATCTCTGTGTCATCCTCGTGTTTTATGTCCCATCCTTCTTCACCTTATTGACTCACCGTTTTGGGCATAATATTCCTCAACATGTCCATATTCTTCTCGCCAATCTTTATGTGGTGGTCCCACCGATGCTCAACCCTATTGTCTATGGTGTTAAGACTAAGCAGATCCGGGAGGGCATAGcacattggttctttgagatcaaGGTGCGGTGTTGTGCTTCTTCTCTGGGCTGA